A single region of the Kocuria rosea genome encodes:
- a CDS encoding gluconokinase, with the protein MPGPAGTGHPEPVVVGVDIGTTSTKAVAFAVGGEQLAAASAGYPLEEPHPGHAVQDPELILQAVLDTVRAVVGEVGAERVAGLSFSAAMHSLLGLSPEGEPLTPLVTWADTRASIQAERLRASAGGLALHRRTGTPVHPMSPLPKLVWFHDQEPKLCERVAFWAGIKEFVLLRLCDALVVDHSVASATGLMNIHELAWDGEALAHAGILPEQLPELVPTTHVLPGLTDEGARATGLPATVPVVVGASDGPLANLGLGAVRPGVAACSIGTSGALRVVVDRPVVDPLGRVFCYALTPGRWVVGGAINNGGVVLGWAGDALAPDLGEEPEEELLALAGSVPAGSGGLLMLPYLLSERAPHWSSLPKGAYVGLTRAHRRAHLVRAALEGVCQQLGLVLQSMRSAGLAVEQIRATGGFARSPLWRQLLADVLGTDISFASGHEGSGFGAALLGMQALGLIESVDVAADLVEVESVVRPDPADAAVHASLQPVFEQLYEALVPTFTSLRRLAPALPLERD; encoded by the coding sequence ATGCCGGGGCCGGCCGGCACCGGGCACCCGGAGCCCGTGGTGGTGGGCGTCGACATCGGCACCACGAGCACCAAGGCCGTGGCCTTCGCCGTGGGCGGTGAGCAGCTCGCCGCCGCCTCGGCCGGCTACCCCCTGGAGGAGCCGCACCCCGGCCACGCCGTCCAGGACCCCGAGCTGATCCTGCAGGCGGTGCTGGACACCGTCCGCGCGGTGGTCGGGGAGGTCGGGGCGGAGCGCGTGGCCGGGCTGTCCTTCAGCGCCGCGATGCACAGCCTGCTCGGGCTCTCGCCCGAGGGAGAGCCCCTCACCCCGCTCGTCACCTGGGCCGACACCCGGGCCAGCATCCAGGCGGAACGGCTGCGCGCGAGCGCGGGCGGCCTCGCCCTGCACCGGCGCACGGGCACCCCGGTGCACCCCATGTCGCCGCTGCCCAAGCTCGTCTGGTTCCACGACCAGGAGCCCAAGCTGTGCGAGCGCGTCGCCTTCTGGGCCGGCATCAAGGAGTTCGTGCTGCTGCGGCTGTGCGACGCGCTCGTGGTGGACCACTCGGTGGCCTCGGCCACCGGTCTGATGAACATCCACGAGCTGGCCTGGGACGGCGAGGCCCTCGCCCACGCCGGGATCCTGCCCGAGCAGCTGCCCGAGCTGGTGCCCACCACCCACGTCCTGCCCGGGCTCACGGACGAGGGCGCCCGGGCCACGGGGCTGCCCGCCACCGTGCCCGTGGTGGTGGGGGCCAGCGACGGCCCGCTGGCCAACCTCGGCCTGGGCGCGGTCCGGCCCGGGGTGGCGGCCTGCTCGATCGGCACGAGCGGCGCGCTGCGCGTCGTCGTCGACCGTCCCGTGGTGGACCCGCTGGGACGGGTCTTCTGCTACGCCCTGACCCCGGGGCGCTGGGTGGTCGGCGGGGCGATCAACAACGGCGGCGTGGTCCTGGGCTGGGCCGGGGACGCCCTCGCCCCCGACCTGGGGGAGGAGCCGGAGGAGGAGCTGCTCGCGCTCGCGGGGAGCGTCCCGGCCGGGTCCGGGGGGCTGCTCATGCTGCCCTACCTGCTGAGCGAGCGCGCCCCGCACTGGAGCTCCCTGCCCAAGGGCGCCTACGTGGGGCTGACCCGCGCCCACCGCCGCGCACACCTGGTGCGCGCGGCCCTGGAGGGGGTGTGCCAGCAGCTCGGCCTGGTCCTGCAGTCGATGCGCTCGGCCGGTCTGGCCGTGGAGCAGATCCGCGCCACCGGCGGTTTCGCCCGCAGCCCGCTGTGGCGGCAGCTGCTCGCCGACGTCCTCGGCACGGACATCTCCTTCGCCTCGGGCCACGAGGGCTCCGGGTTCGGCGCCGCGCTGCTCGGGATGCAGGCGCTCGGGCTGATCGAGTCCGTCGACGTGGCCGCGGACCTGGTGGAGGTCGAGTCCGTGGTGCGCCCGGACCCCGCCGACGCCGCGGTCCACGCGTCCCTGCAGCCGGTGTTCGAGCAGCTCTACGAGGCCCTCGTGCCCACGTTCACGTCCCTGCGCCGGCTGGCGCCCGCCCTGCCGCTCGAGCGCGACTGA
- a CDS encoding zinc-binding dehydrogenase, with translation MRAIVIHGKDDLRVEEVPTPEPAEGQVRLRIAYGGVCGSDLHYWAEGANGEYVVREPLVPGHEVSGTVDLDPAGELAPGTPVTVHPATFGTPQPGIEDRRHLWPGGAYLGSASTRPHTQGGMSEYLLVRRDMVRVLPAGLPLRRAALAEPLAVALHGLTVAGDVTGRRVLVSGSGPIGLLTAAAALARGAAEVVATDVLEGPLERARALGVHGTVRVGAEQIPSGAFDVVLECSGVPAAVSPALVGARRGGVVVQVGMVPDEARPVNLAPLVSKELQLRGSFRFDDEIDEAIGLLADRPGIEDVVTHEFPADRAVEAFATARDSAVSGKVLVSLAPGEPR, from the coding sequence ATGAGGGCCATCGTGATCCACGGCAAGGACGATCTGCGCGTCGAGGAGGTGCCCACCCCGGAGCCCGCCGAGGGGCAGGTCCGGCTCCGGATCGCCTACGGCGGGGTGTGCGGGTCGGACCTGCACTACTGGGCCGAGGGCGCCAACGGCGAGTACGTGGTCCGGGAACCCCTCGTGCCCGGGCACGAGGTCTCCGGGACGGTGGACCTGGACCCCGCCGGCGAGCTCGCCCCCGGCACCCCGGTGACGGTCCACCCGGCCACGTTCGGCACGCCCCAGCCCGGGATCGAGGACCGGCGCCACCTCTGGCCCGGCGGGGCCTACCTGGGCAGCGCCTCCACCCGGCCGCACACCCAGGGCGGGATGAGCGAGTACCTGCTGGTCCGCCGGGACATGGTCCGGGTGCTCCCGGCCGGCCTGCCGCTGCGCCGGGCCGCGCTCGCCGAGCCGCTGGCCGTGGCCCTGCACGGGCTCACCGTGGCCGGGGACGTGACCGGCCGGCGCGTGCTCGTCTCCGGGTCCGGGCCGATCGGCCTGCTCACCGCCGCGGCGGCCCTGGCCCGGGGCGCGGCCGAGGTCGTGGCCACCGACGTCCTCGAGGGCCCGCTCGAGCGGGCCCGGGCGCTCGGCGTGCACGGCACCGTCCGGGTGGGGGCCGAACAGATCCCGTCCGGGGCGTTCGACGTGGTGCTCGAGTGCTCCGGCGTGCCCGCGGCCGTGAGCCCCGCGCTGGTGGGCGCCCGCCGCGGCGGCGTCGTCGTCCAGGTGGGGATGGTGCCGGACGAGGCGCGGCCCGTGAACCTGGCCCCGCTGGTCTCCAAGGAGCTCCAGCTGCGCGGGTCCTTCCGGTTCGACGACGAGATCGACGAGGCGATCGGGCTGCTCGCCGACCGCCCCGGGATCGAGGACGTGGTCACGCACGAGTTCCCCGCCGACCGGGCCGTGGAGGCGTTCGCCACGGCCCGCGACTCCGCGGTCTCCGGCAAGGTCCTAGTGTCCCTGGCCCCCGGGGAGCCGCGCTGA
- a CDS encoding glucose 1-dehydrogenase, translating into MRNVFDITGRLALVTGSSRGLGRALATGLAEAGARVVLHGRDADALARVCDEIAAGTGTAPVTAAFDLTDAEAVRTGIDAVLAEHGVPDILVNNAGIQRRAPFAEFAAQDWEDIVAANLSSVFHVSRAVVPGMQERGSGKIVNIGSVQSVLARQTIAPYSATKGGVVMLTKGMAADLARHNIQVNAISPGYFATEMNQALIEDEAFNHWVVERTPARRWGQVEELVGTLVYLCSDASSFVSGHNVLVDGGMTSVL; encoded by the coding sequence ATGCGCAACGTCTTCGACATCACCGGCCGGCTCGCCCTCGTCACCGGCTCCTCCCGGGGGCTGGGGCGGGCCCTGGCCACGGGCCTCGCCGAGGCGGGGGCCCGCGTGGTCCTGCACGGGCGCGACGCCGACGCCCTCGCCCGGGTGTGCGACGAGATCGCCGCCGGCACGGGCACCGCCCCGGTCACGGCGGCCTTCGACCTCACCGACGCCGAGGCCGTCCGGACGGGGATCGACGCGGTCCTCGCCGAGCACGGCGTCCCGGACATCCTGGTGAACAACGCCGGGATCCAGCGCCGCGCCCCCTTCGCCGAGTTCGCGGCCCAGGACTGGGAGGACATCGTCGCGGCGAACCTCTCGAGCGTGTTCCACGTGTCCCGGGCCGTGGTCCCCGGCATGCAGGAGCGCGGCTCGGGCAAGATCGTCAACATCGGCTCCGTGCAGTCGGTGCTCGCCCGGCAGACCATCGCCCCGTACTCGGCCACCAAGGGCGGGGTGGTCATGCTCACCAAGGGCATGGCCGCGGACCTCGCCCGGCACAACATCCAGGTCAACGCGATCTCGCCCGGATACTTCGCCACCGAGATGAACCAGGCGCTGATCGAGGACGAGGCGTTCAACCACTGGGTGGTCGAGCGCACCCCGGCCCGGCGCTGGGGGCAGGTCGAGGAGCTCGTGGGCACGCTGGTCTACCTGTGCTCGGACGCCTCCAGCTTCGTCTCGGGGCACAACGTCCTGGTCGACGGCGGCATGACCTCCGTCCTCTGA
- a CDS encoding GntP family permease, with protein MEDWTQTLGTAPLLTIAAAAIALILVLVIKFKLHAFLTLILVALLTAFATGIPTGMIVDTAVTAFGGTLGSVALLIGLGAMLGKLVEHSGGARVLADKLVDIFGEKRAPFGLGIASLIMGFPIFFDAGLVVMLPIIFAVARRVSGNNVLLYGIPAAGAFSVMHVFVPPHPGPVAATELYGADLGMVLLIGLLLAFPLWYVSAYLWGKRVGTKYVLPVPGFFGDVDDDQPANPPRVGTIIALLLLPLALIFMNTGLDFLRAAGAVSEDAEWFQVLSALGESPVALLISVLVALFVLGTRRGEHGTALEKVIDSSLGPVASVILITGAGGMFGGILRASGIGDALASSLDGIGLPVIFAAYIIAVVLRLAQGSATVALVTAAGLMAPAVAAGNFNSVEVAAVVLATAAGSVFAGHVNDSGFWLVGRLMGMDVKTTLKTWTVQQALESVLGFAIVLVIFYIA; from the coding sequence GTGGAAGACTGGACACAGACCCTCGGCACCGCGCCGCTGCTGACGATCGCGGCAGCCGCCATCGCACTGATCCTGGTCCTGGTGATCAAGTTCAAGCTGCACGCCTTCCTCACCCTGATCCTGGTGGCGCTGCTGACGGCGTTCGCCACGGGCATCCCCACGGGGATGATCGTGGACACCGCGGTCACCGCCTTCGGCGGCACGCTCGGCTCGGTGGCCCTGCTCATCGGCCTCGGCGCCATGCTCGGCAAGCTCGTGGAGCACAGCGGCGGCGCCCGGGTGCTCGCGGACAAGCTCGTGGACATCTTCGGCGAGAAGCGCGCGCCCTTCGGGCTCGGCATCGCCTCCCTGATCATGGGCTTCCCGATCTTCTTCGACGCCGGCCTCGTGGTCATGCTGCCGATCATCTTCGCCGTCGCCCGCCGGGTGAGCGGCAACAACGTCCTCCTGTACGGCATCCCGGCCGCCGGTGCGTTCTCGGTCATGCACGTCTTCGTGCCGCCGCACCCCGGTCCCGTGGCCGCCACGGAGCTCTACGGCGCCGACCTCGGCATGGTCCTGCTCATCGGCCTGCTGCTGGCGTTCCCGCTCTGGTACGTCTCCGCGTACCTCTGGGGCAAGCGCGTGGGCACCAAGTACGTCCTCCCCGTCCCGGGCTTCTTCGGCGACGTCGACGACGACCAGCCCGCCAACCCGCCGCGAGTCGGCACCATCATCGCCCTGCTGCTGCTGCCCCTGGCGCTCATCTTCATGAACACCGGCCTGGACTTCCTGCGCGCCGCCGGCGCCGTCTCCGAGGACGCCGAGTGGTTCCAGGTGCTCTCCGCCCTCGGCGAGTCCCCGGTCGCCCTGCTGATCTCGGTCCTCGTGGCCCTGTTCGTCCTCGGCACCCGCCGCGGCGAGCACGGCACCGCCCTGGAGAAGGTCATCGACTCCTCCCTGGGCCCGGTCGCCTCCGTCATCCTCATCACCGGCGCCGGCGGCATGTTCGGCGGCATCCTGCGCGCCTCCGGCATCGGCGACGCGCTGGCGTCCTCGCTGGACGGCATCGGGCTGCCCGTCATCTTCGCGGCCTACATCATCGCCGTGGTCCTGCGCCTGGCCCAGGGCTCGGCCACCGTGGCCCTCGTCACCGCCGCCGGGCTCATGGCACCGGCCGTGGCCGCGGGCAACTTCAACTCCGTGGAGGTCGCGGCCGTGGTCCTGGCCACCGCCGCCGGCTCGGTCTTCGCCGGGCACGTCAACGACTCCGGCTTCTGGCTCGTGGGCCGGCTCATGGGCATGGACGTCAAGACCACGCTGAAGACCTGGACGGTCCAGCAGGCCCTCGAGTCCGTCCTCGGCTTCGCCATCGTCCTCGTCATCTTCTACATCGCCTGA
- a CDS encoding FadR/GntR family transcriptional regulator, with amino-acid sequence MTDGASMHGVEQHSGVLDRLGESIASGARAPGTVLTLAALEEEFGVSRTLVREVVRVLESMGMVESRRRVGVTVRPPRDWNPFDPRLIRWRLGGPGRDEQLRSLTELRTAIEPVAARLAAVRADGPTRRRLVELAARLRELGEARRGTDPEYLEVDTAYHALLLEASGNPMLAALQDVVAEVLSGRTALGLMPRSPDPGALEDHEATAAAVASGNAAEAEARARAVVVEVLEGVVDVTENTA; translated from the coding sequence ATGACGGACGGAGCGTCCATGCACGGGGTGGAGCAGCACAGCGGGGTGCTGGACCGGCTCGGCGAGAGCATCGCCTCCGGGGCGCGGGCGCCGGGAACGGTCCTGACGCTCGCGGCCCTCGAGGAGGAGTTCGGGGTCTCCCGCACGCTCGTGCGGGAGGTGGTGCGCGTGCTCGAGTCCATGGGGATGGTGGAGTCCCGGCGGCGGGTGGGCGTCACCGTCCGCCCGCCGCGGGACTGGAACCCGTTCGACCCCCGGCTGATCCGGTGGCGGCTCGGCGGCCCGGGGCGCGACGAGCAGCTGCGGAGCCTGACCGAGCTGCGGACCGCCATCGAGCCCGTGGCCGCCCGGCTGGCCGCGGTCCGGGCCGACGGGCCCACCCGGCGGCGCCTGGTGGAGCTCGCCGCCCGGCTGCGGGAGCTCGGCGAGGCACGCCGCGGCACCGACCCCGAGTACCTGGAGGTGGACACCGCCTACCACGCGCTGCTGCTGGAGGCGAGCGGCAACCCGATGCTGGCCGCCCTGCAGGACGTGGTGGCCGAGGTGCTCTCCGGCCGCACGGCGCTCGGGCTCATGCCCCGCTCCCCGGACCCCGGCGCGCTCGAGGACCACGAGGCCACGGCCGCCGCTGTCGCCTCCGGAAACGCGGCCGAGGCCGAGGCGCGGGCGCGCGCCGTGGTGGTGGAGGTGCTCGAGGGGGTCGTCGACGTGACGGAGAACACCGCCTGA
- a CDS encoding YoaK family protein: MATPVTGYLSRVSGPRRSPRYDLHLACLLILVAGMLNSAGFVAVALYTSHMTGLTATMADHLVDGDVELLSLGAVGLGAFVLGGIWCSLLFTWGRRRGLGCRFANVLAFEGALILVFSLTAEAVEDDHRGLVPVAVLCFTMGMQNALLSKVADIPVRTTHVTGMVTDIAIELGRMLYPHRTPGPEPVRADRRKLRVLTTLVGLFFLGGVTGTVGYLAAGFSFLVPVALLLLVLAYRPVARDLSRRRPPARAFL; encoded by the coding sequence ATGGCCACACCCGTCACCGGCTACCTGTCCCGGGTCTCGGGGCCCCGCCGGAGCCCCCGTTACGACCTCCACCTGGCCTGCCTGCTGATCCTCGTGGCCGGCATGCTCAACTCTGCGGGCTTCGTGGCCGTGGCGCTCTACACCTCCCACATGACCGGCCTGACCGCGACCATGGCCGACCACCTCGTGGACGGGGACGTGGAGCTGCTGTCCCTCGGCGCGGTGGGACTGGGCGCGTTCGTGCTCGGCGGCATCTGGTGCTCGCTGCTCTTCACCTGGGGCCGGCGGCGCGGGCTCGGGTGCCGGTTCGCGAACGTGCTCGCCTTCGAGGGCGCGCTGATCCTGGTGTTCAGCCTGACCGCCGAGGCCGTCGAGGACGACCACCGCGGCCTCGTGCCCGTCGCCGTCCTGTGCTTCACCATGGGGATGCAGAACGCGCTCCTCAGCAAGGTCGCCGACATCCCCGTGCGCACCACCCACGTCACCGGGATGGTCACCGACATCGCGATCGAGCTCGGCAGGATGCTCTACCCCCACCGCACACCGGGTCCGGAACCGGTCCGGGCGGACCGCAGGAAGCTGCGGGTCCTGACCACCCTCGTGGGCCTGTTCTTCCTGGGCGGCGTGACCGGGACGGTCGGCTACCTGGCCGCGGGGTTCTCCTTCCTGGTGCCGGTCGCCCTGCTGCTGCTGGTCCTGGCCTACCGTCCGGTGGCCCGGGACCTCTCCCGCAGGCGCCCGCCCGCCCGCGCGTTCCTGTGA
- a CDS encoding nucleoside deaminase gives MGISETDRGHLRRCVELAREALDAGDEPFGSVLVSARGEVLFEDRNRVAGGDATRHPEFEIARWAAAHLTPEQRSAATVYTSGEHCPMCSAAHAWVGLGRIVHASSSAQLGRWLDELGAPPAPVAALPITQVAPGVPVDGPCPELAPAVRDLHRRLHLTRKRTGTDPRGRS, from the coding sequence ATGGGCATCTCGGAGACCGACCGCGGACACCTGCGACGCTGCGTGGAGCTGGCCCGCGAGGCCCTCGACGCCGGGGACGAGCCGTTCGGCTCGGTGCTGGTCTCGGCGCGGGGGGAGGTCCTGTTCGAGGACCGCAACCGGGTGGCCGGCGGTGACGCGACCCGCCACCCCGAGTTCGAGATCGCCCGGTGGGCGGCCGCCCACCTGACCCCGGAGCAGCGCTCCGCAGCCACGGTCTACACCTCGGGCGAGCACTGCCCCATGTGCTCGGCGGCCCACGCCTGGGTGGGGCTGGGCCGCATCGTCCACGCCTCCTCCTCGGCGCAGCTCGGACGGTGGCTGGACGAGCTCGGCGCCCCGCCCGCCCCCGTCGCGGCGCTGCCGATCACCCAGGTGGCCCCGGGGGTGCCCGTGGACGGCCCCTGCCCCGAGCTGGCGCCGGCGGTGCGCGACCTGCACCGCCGGCTGCACCTCACCCGGAAAAGGACCGGGACCGACCCGCGAGGTCGCAGCTGA
- a CDS encoding antitoxin, whose product MGGFADKAKDLADQHPDKVQQGIDRGGDAVDERTGNKYEGQVDQAQEKAGGFLGADEKDQQQN is encoded by the coding sequence ATGGGAGGATTCGCGGACAAGGCGAAGGACCTTGCGGACCAGCACCCGGACAAGGTGCAGCAGGGCATCGACCGGGGCGGCGACGCCGTCGACGAGCGCACCGGCAACAAGTACGAGGGCCAGGTGGACCAGGCCCAGGAGAAGGCCGGCGGCTTCCTCGGCGCCGACGAGAAGGACCAGCAGCAGAACTGA
- a CDS encoding ATP-binding cassette domain-containing protein, with amino-acid sequence MVRVRGASENNLRHVDVDVPRDAIVAFTGVSGSGKSSLAFGTIYAEAQRRYLESVAPYARRLIQQGHNPAVEGITGLPPAVALQQRRGAPSSRSTVGTLTTLSNSMRMLFSRAGTYPDSAAGSLDSDAFSPNTAAGACPRCSGLGTVHDVTEPSLVPDPGLSIRDGAVAAWPGAWQGKNLRDILSHLGHDVDVPWRELPREERDWILFTEEQPVVEITPQRDRVAKPYKGRFWSAKSYVLHTLADSASQQMRERVLQYVVTGPCPACAGSGLRPEALAVTFAGRSIAELNGASLGELAEVVRPTAALEHAGTASRAVSSGERSEAAVTIAKDLLARLQVLLDLGLGYLSLDRSTPTLSPGEMQRLRIATQLRSGLFGVVYVLDEPSAGLHPADAEPLLAVLEELKASGNSVFVVEHDMAVVRRSDWVVDVGPQAGDRGGAVLYSGPVPGLADVAESATRPFLFPDGPPHGSPDGSPDDPPGGTAAERTPRPVERRLRLRGVTRHNLVDLDAEIPLGVLTAVTGVSGSGKSTLVSQVLAETVGRHVHGGAAPVDAEDDAAPAAGARVGAVEGLEHLDRLIRVDQRPIGRTPRSNLATYTGLFDAVRKLYAATDEARARGYGAGRFSFNVTGGRCETCQGEGFLAVELLFLPGTYGPCPDCQGARYNPETLEVTHRGRSIADVLGMRVETAAEFLADVPAAARSLRTLLDVGLGYLRLGQPATELSGGEAQRIKLATELQRARRGHTLYLLDEPTTGLHPQDVQLLLRQLNRLVDAGNTVVVVEHAMDVVASSDWVIDMGPSGGEAGGRIVCAGTPAEVAACPASRTAPYLAAALA; translated from the coding sequence ATGGTCCGGGTCCGGGGAGCCTCCGAGAACAACCTGCGCCACGTGGACGTGGACGTCCCCCGCGACGCGATCGTCGCCTTCACCGGCGTCTCAGGGTCCGGGAAGTCCTCCCTGGCCTTCGGCACCATCTACGCCGAGGCGCAGCGGCGCTACCTCGAGTCCGTGGCCCCCTACGCACGGCGCCTGATCCAGCAGGGGCACAACCCCGCGGTCGAGGGAATCACCGGGCTGCCGCCCGCCGTCGCCCTGCAGCAGCGGCGCGGCGCGCCCAGCTCGCGCTCCACCGTGGGCACCCTCACCACGCTGTCCAACTCGATGCGCATGCTCTTCTCCCGGGCGGGCACCTACCCGGACTCCGCCGCGGGCAGCCTGGACTCGGACGCCTTCTCGCCCAACACCGCCGCCGGCGCGTGCCCCCGGTGCTCGGGCCTGGGCACCGTGCACGACGTCACCGAGCCCTCCCTGGTCCCGGACCCGGGGCTCAGCATCCGGGACGGGGCCGTCGCGGCGTGGCCCGGCGCGTGGCAGGGCAAGAACCTGCGCGACATCCTGAGCCACCTGGGCCACGACGTCGACGTCCCCTGGCGCGAGCTGCCGCGGGAGGAGCGCGACTGGATCCTGTTCACCGAGGAGCAGCCGGTCGTGGAGATCACCCCGCAGCGGGACCGGGTGGCGAAGCCGTACAAGGGCCGATTCTGGAGTGCGAAGAGCTACGTCCTGCACACCCTGGCGGACTCCGCGAGCCAGCAGATGCGCGAGCGCGTCCTGCAGTACGTGGTCACGGGACCCTGCCCCGCGTGCGCCGGCAGCGGCCTGCGTCCCGAGGCGCTCGCCGTGACCTTCGCGGGCCGGAGCATCGCCGAGCTCAACGGGGCGTCCCTCGGCGAGCTGGCCGAGGTGGTCCGGCCCACCGCCGCCCTGGAGCACGCCGGGACCGCCTCCCGGGCGGTGTCCTCGGGGGAGCGCAGCGAGGCCGCGGTGACCATCGCCAAGGACCTGCTCGCCCGGCTGCAGGTGCTGCTGGACCTGGGGCTGGGCTACCTGAGCCTGGACCGGTCCACGCCCACGCTCTCCCCGGGGGAGATGCAGCGGCTGCGGATCGCCACTCAGCTGCGCTCCGGGCTCTTCGGTGTGGTCTACGTGCTCGACGAGCCCTCGGCGGGCCTGCACCCGGCCGACGCCGAGCCGCTGCTGGCCGTGCTCGAGGAGCTGAAGGCCTCCGGGAACTCGGTGTTCGTGGTGGAGCACGACATGGCCGTGGTGCGGCGCTCCGACTGGGTCGTGGACGTGGGGCCCCAGGCCGGGGACCGCGGCGGCGCGGTGCTGTACAGCGGCCCCGTGCCCGGCCTGGCCGACGTGGCGGAGTCTGCCACACGCCCCTTCCTGTTCCCGGACGGCCCCCCGCACGGTTCCCCTGACGGCTCGCCTGACGATCCTCCGGGCGGCACGGCGGCGGAGCGCACGCCGCGCCCGGTCGAGCGGCGGCTGCGGCTGCGCGGCGTCACGCGCCACAACCTGGTGGACCTCGACGCGGAAATCCCCCTGGGCGTGCTGACCGCCGTCACCGGGGTCTCCGGCTCGGGCAAGTCCACGCTGGTCAGCCAGGTCCTGGCCGAGACGGTCGGCCGGCACGTGCACGGCGGGGCGGCGCCCGTCGACGCCGAGGACGACGCCGCGCCCGCCGCCGGGGCACGGGTGGGTGCCGTCGAGGGCCTGGAGCACCTGGACCGGCTGATCCGGGTGGACCAGCGGCCCATCGGCCGCACCCCGCGCTCCAACCTGGCGACCTACACGGGGCTGTTCGACGCGGTCCGCAAGCTCTACGCCGCCACCGACGAGGCGCGGGCCCGCGGCTACGGGGCCGGACGGTTCTCCTTCAACGTGACCGGCGGCCGGTGCGAGACGTGCCAGGGCGAGGGCTTCCTGGCCGTCGAGCTGCTGTTCCTGCCCGGCACCTACGGGCCCTGCCCCGACTGCCAGGGCGCCCGCTACAACCCCGAGACCCTGGAGGTGACCCACCGGGGCCGGAGCATCGCCGACGTCCTGGGCATGCGCGTGGAGACCGCCGCGGAGTTCCTCGCGGACGTCCCGGCCGCCGCGCGCAGCCTGCGCACCCTGCTCGACGTGGGGCTCGGCTACCTGCGGCTCGGCCAGCCGGCCACCGAGCTCTCCGGGGGCGAGGCGCAGCGGATCAAGCTGGCCACCGAGCTGCAGCGGGCCCGTCGCGGCCACACCCTGTACCTCCTGGACGAGCCCACCACCGGCCTGCACCCGCAGGACGTGCAGCTGCTGCTGCGCCAGCTCAACCGCCTCGTGGACGCCGGCAACACCGTGGTGGTGGTGGAGCACGCCATGGACGTGGTGGCGTCCTCGGACTGGGTGATCGACATGGGCCCGTCCGGCGGCGAGGCCGGCGGGCGGATCGTGTGCGCCGGCACCCCGGCCGAGGTCGCCGCGTGCCCGGCCAGCCGCACGGCGCCCTACCTGGCCGCAGCGCTGGCCTGA
- a CDS encoding FAD:protein FMN transferase, with protein sequence MSAPAVELRRPEGRWHRHREPVWGTTVTVDVRAGEEGLPPEPAVQHALDTAVANMRWVDAVFSTYRPDSLVTALRSGLLDERRLSRWDAAQGALLDVLRRCREARELTDGCFDPWAVRGGFDPSGYVTAWAVERIADDLVRAGCANVCVEAGGDVVTRGSAGPGRPWTVGIRHPDDAGAVTWTVLPGNGAVSTSSTAERPAHIVDPRTGRPAAGARSATVVGPDARLAGVLATALVVAGRDGARWFAGLDEWSAWGVDSAPADTAWSIGREHHLAR encoded by the coding sequence GTGAGCGCCCCCGCCGTCGAGCTGCGTCGCCCCGAGGGCCGGTGGCACCGCCACCGGGAGCCCGTCTGGGGCACCACCGTGACCGTCGACGTCCGCGCCGGCGAGGAGGGGCTGCCCCCCGAGCCCGCCGTGCAGCACGCCCTGGACACGGCCGTGGCCAACATGCGGTGGGTCGACGCCGTCTTCTCCACCTACCGACCCGACTCGCTCGTGACGGCGCTCCGCTCCGGCCTGCTCGACGAGCGCCGGCTCAGCCGGTGGGACGCCGCCCAGGGCGCCCTCCTCGACGTGCTCCGGCGTTGCCGGGAGGCCCGGGAGCTGACCGACGGCTGCTTCGATCCGTGGGCCGTGCGCGGCGGCTTCGACCCCTCCGGCTACGTCACGGCGTGGGCCGTGGAGCGGATCGCCGACGACCTCGTCCGCGCCGGGTGCGCGAACGTCTGCGTGGAGGCCGGCGGGGACGTTGTGACCCGCGGGTCCGCCGGACCCGGGAGGCCCTGGACCGTGGGCATCCGCCACCCCGACGACGCCGGCGCGGTGACCTGGACCGTGCTGCCCGGCAACGGCGCGGTGTCGACCTCGAGCACCGCCGAGCGTCCGGCGCACATCGTCGACCCGCGCACGGGGCGGCCCGCGGCGGGCGCCCGGTCCGCGACGGTCGTCGGCCCGGACGCACGGCTCGCCGGAGTGCTGGCCACGGCCCTCGTGGTCGCCGGCCGGGACGGGGCCCGCTGGTTCGCCGGCCTGGACGAGTGGTCCGCCTGGGGCGTGGACTCCGCCCCCGCGGACACGGCCTGGTCGATCGGCCGGGAGCACCACCTGGCCCGCTGA